Proteins encoded by one window of Mesorhizobium sp. INR15:
- a CDS encoding twin-arginine translocase TatA/TatE family subunit yields the protein MGSFSIWHWMIVLVIVLLVFGRGKIPELMGDMAKGIKSFKKGMADDDVAEDKRTVEHRADETVSAAKEKASKS from the coding sequence ATGGGTTCATTTTCGATTTGGCACTGGATGATCGTGCTGGTGATCGTGCTGCTGGTGTTCGGCCGCGGCAAGATTCCGGAACTGATGGGCGACATGGCCAAGGGCATCAAGAGCTTCAAGAAGGGCATGGCGGACGACGACGTTGCCGAGGACAAGCGCACCGTCGAGCACCGTGCCGACGAGACCGTTTCGGCAGCGAAGGAAAAGGCCAGCAAGAGCTGA
- the tatB gene encoding Sec-independent protein translocase protein TatB produces the protein MFEVGWTEMLVIAIVMIVVVGPKDLPNMLRTFGRTTAKLRAMAADFQKQFNEALKEAELDDVKKSVDSLRSLNPAAEIRKQLNPFEQAAADVRSGVDGVMKPKPAADPETPAASTPQAAEPLKNGATMMPGVNGSEGAPAAPIFPAMTDESVVTASVPAEPAAKKTAAKKMAKVTPVAKAPAKASAAREPAPIKAVPAKAMPASKVPAKGATVTAKPAASRAEKPAASKAAAPKVSVKAEPKPAEPKPVPAKKPSGKKTPGAAK, from the coding sequence ATGTTTGAAGTCGGCTGGACCGAAATGCTGGTGATCGCGATCGTCATGATCGTGGTCGTCGGGCCCAAGGATTTGCCCAATATGCTGCGCACCTTCGGCCGCACGACGGCGAAGCTGCGCGCCATGGCGGCCGACTTCCAAAAACAGTTCAACGAGGCGCTCAAGGAAGCTGAACTCGACGACGTCAAGAAGTCTGTCGATTCATTGCGCAGCCTCAACCCAGCGGCCGAGATCAGGAAACAGCTCAATCCGTTCGAGCAGGCAGCGGCAGATGTCCGCTCCGGCGTCGATGGGGTGATGAAGCCGAAGCCGGCGGCCGACCCCGAGACACCAGCAGCTTCAACGCCGCAGGCGGCCGAGCCGTTGAAAAACGGCGCGACGATGATGCCTGGCGTCAATGGGTCGGAAGGCGCGCCGGCAGCACCGATTTTCCCGGCAATGACCGATGAGTCGGTGGTTACGGCGTCAGTCCCGGCAGAACCTGCTGCAAAGAAGACAGCAGCAAAGAAGATGGCCAAGGTGACTCCGGTCGCGAAGGCGCCAGCCAAAGCTTCTGCGGCGAGGGAGCCCGCGCCGATAAAAGCCGTGCCCGCGAAAGCAATGCCGGCATCCAAGGTGCCGGCGAAGGGCGCAACCGTGACGGCAAAGCCCGCAGCGTCAAGGGCTGAGAAGCCCGCTGCCTCGAAGGCCGCTGCGCCAAAAGTGTCGGTAAAGGCTGAGCCCAAGCCTGCTGAACCCAAGCCTGTTCCGGCAAAGAAGCCGTCCGGCAAAAAAACGCCGGGAGCCGCCAAGTGA
- the serS gene encoding serine--tRNA ligase, producing MLDIKWIRDNPKALVEALVKRSWSGADAQSTVDDLVARDEARREHLTELQTRQERRNAASKEIGNAMRSGDAALAEKLKAEVGDIKAFIQNGEARERELDKALNDALAVLPNVPFDDVPVGNDEHDNVVKHSVGQVPTRPNWVKEHFEIGEALGMMDFERAAKLSGSRFTVLKSGLARMERALGQFMLDLHTTEHGYEEIIPPLMVRDEAMFGTGQLPKFADDLFATARSLTSIEKVARALALANDPGPPDVDTRSPRERVLDALMKQPDESFISAPVQRLWLIPTSEVPLTNLVREEITAHEKLPLRYTALTPCFRSEAGSAGRDTRGMLRQHQFYKVELVSVTDQESSQAEHERMTQCAEEVLKRLGLPFRTMVLCTGDMGFGARKTYDIEVWLPGQNAYREISSCSVCGDFQARRMDARYKDKDGKGNRFVHTLNGSGTAVGRALIAVIENYQNEDGSVTIPEVLRPYMGGLEKIEAR from the coding sequence ATGCTTGACATCAAATGGATTCGCGACAACCCGAAAGCCCTTGTCGAGGCGCTGGTCAAGCGCTCGTGGTCGGGAGCTGACGCGCAGTCCACGGTCGATGATCTGGTCGCCAGGGACGAGGCCCGGCGCGAACATCTAACTGAACTGCAGACCCGGCAGGAGCGCCGCAACGCCGCCTCGAAAGAGATCGGCAATGCCATGCGCTCGGGCGACGCGGCACTCGCCGAGAAGCTGAAGGCCGAGGTCGGCGACATCAAGGCCTTCATCCAGAATGGCGAGGCACGCGAACGCGAGCTCGACAAGGCGCTGAACGACGCATTGGCGGTGCTGCCCAACGTGCCGTTTGATGATGTGCCCGTCGGCAACGACGAGCATGACAATGTCGTCAAGCATAGCGTTGGCCAGGTGCCGACGAGGCCCAACTGGGTGAAAGAGCATTTCGAGATCGGCGAAGCGCTCGGCATGATGGATTTCGAGCGGGCGGCGAAACTGTCCGGCTCGCGCTTCACCGTGCTGAAGAGCGGGCTGGCGCGGATGGAACGCGCGCTTGGCCAGTTCATGCTCGACCTGCACACGACCGAGCACGGCTACGAGGAAATCATTCCGCCGCTGATGGTGCGCGATGAGGCGATGTTTGGCACCGGACAGTTGCCGAAATTTGCTGACGACTTGTTTGCCACAGCGAGGAGTCTCACTTCCATTGAAAAGGTTGCTCGAGCTCTCGCTTTGGCAAATGATCCGGGTCCTCCAGATGTCGATACCCGTTCCCCGCGTGAACGAGTTCTAGACGCCCTGATGAAGCAGCCGGATGAGTCGTTCATTTCTGCACCTGTGCAACGCCTCTGGCTCATCCCGACCTCAGAGGTGCCGCTGACCAATCTGGTGCGCGAGGAAATCACCGCGCATGAAAAGCTGCCGCTGCGCTACACCGCGCTGACGCCCTGTTTCCGCTCGGAAGCAGGCTCGGCCGGGCGCGATACGCGCGGCATGCTGCGCCAGCACCAGTTCTACAAGGTCGAGTTGGTGTCGGTCACCGACCAGGAGTCTTCACAGGCAGAACACGAGCGGATGACGCAATGCGCCGAGGAGGTGCTGAAACGCCTCGGCCTGCCGTTCCGCACCATGGTGTTGTGCACCGGCGACATGGGCTTTGGCGCGCGCAAGACCTACGACATCGAGGTCTGGCTGCCAGGCCAGAACGCCTATCGTGAAATCTCGTCCTGCTCTGTGTGCGGCGATTTCCAGGCGCGCCGCATGGACGCCCGCTACAAGGACAAGGATGGCAAGGGCAACCGCTTCGTCCACACGCTCAACGGCTCGGGCACCGCCGTTGGCCGCGCGCTCATCGCTGTCATCGAAAACTACCAGAACGAAGATGGTAGCGTAACCATTCCTGAAGTGCTGCGGCCTTACATGGGTGGTCTGGAAAAGATCGAAGCGAGATAA
- the nagZ gene encoding beta-N-acetylhexosaminidase has translation MTESKSMILGCAGKSLTRQEINFYRNECPWGFILFARNISEPEQIRDLVDEMRDCIGRPDALVFIDQEGGRVQRLRPPLAPNYPAGGALGALWRDDHDAGARAAWLQARLHAFDLLRYGITADCLPVLDVPIEGASDVIGARAYGKEPRAVIELGRAAAEGLTSGGVLPVMKHIPGHGRALADTHFELPVVNASMSDLQRHDFAPFRELNHLPMAMTAHVIYSAIDPTNPATTSGKVIDEIIRREIGFDGLLMSDDTSMKALSGDFPTKAASILAAGCDLVLHCNGVFDEMAGIASRTKGLEGTSLERARRALTYIKKSDAADEAETRAEFATFFEAVA, from the coding sequence ATGACCGAATCAAAATCCATGATCCTTGGCTGCGCCGGGAAATCGCTTACCCGCCAGGAGATCAATTTCTATCGCAACGAATGCCCATGGGGCTTCATCCTGTTTGCCCGCAACATCAGCGAGCCTGAACAGATCCGCGATCTGGTCGACGAGATGCGCGACTGCATCGGCCGTCCGGACGCCCTCGTGTTCATCGATCAGGAAGGTGGCCGGGTGCAGCGCTTGCGGCCACCCTTGGCGCCGAACTATCCAGCCGGCGGTGCGCTGGGCGCGCTGTGGCGCGATGATCATGATGCCGGCGCCCGCGCGGCCTGGCTGCAGGCGCGGCTGCATGCCTTCGACCTGTTGCGCTACGGGATCACGGCGGACTGCCTGCCGGTGCTCGACGTACCGATCGAAGGCGCCAGTGACGTCATCGGCGCCCGCGCCTATGGCAAGGAGCCACGTGCCGTGATCGAGCTTGGCCGTGCCGCCGCCGAAGGCCTGACATCGGGTGGCGTGCTTCCCGTCATGAAGCATATTCCGGGACATGGTAGGGCACTTGCCGATACGCATTTCGAACTGCCTGTTGTGAATGCCTCGATGAGCGACTTGCAGCGGCATGATTTTGCCCCGTTCCGGGAGCTCAACCATCTGCCGATGGCGATGACCGCGCATGTCATCTACAGCGCGATCGACCCGACCAACCCGGCAACGACGTCCGGCAAGGTCATCGACGAGATCATCCGCCGCGAAATCGGCTTTGACGGGCTGTTGATGAGTGACGACACCTCGATGAAAGCACTTTCTGGGGATTTCCCGACAAAGGCGGCGTCTATCCTTGCGGCGGGATGCGATCTGGTCCTTCACTGCAATGGTGTTTTCGACGAGATGGCGGGCATCGCATCGCGCACCAAAGGGCTCGAAGGAACGTCGCTTGAGCGCGCCAGGCGGGCACTGACCTATATAAAGAAATCGGACGCGGCTGACGAAGCCGAGACACGCGCGGAATTCGCCACCTTTTTTGAAGCGGTGGCCTGA
- a CDS encoding ScpA family protein: MDRLWAENDDSRLTGDPSLVVDVAGFEGPLDLLLHLARNQKVDLSRISILALVEQYLAFVEKVRVLRLELAADYLVMAAWLAFLKSKLLIPKQPGEEGESGEELAAVLQFRLKRLEAMRDASARLVNRNRLGRDVFARGMPEMVIIEKRNAYSASLYDLLTAYAQQRQKQAITNVTIARRGVWSLKDARDILTRLVGAVGDWTALESFLIEYMTSPEERRTAIASSFAATLELVRDGTMEMRQDEVFAPIYLRGRVQGIKAIEVAS, encoded by the coding sequence ATGGACCGTCTTTGGGCCGAGAACGACGATTCACGGTTGACCGGCGATCCGTCGTTGGTCGTCGACGTTGCCGGTTTCGAAGGCCCGCTCGACCTTTTGCTGCATCTTGCCCGTAACCAGAAGGTCGACCTGTCACGCATTTCGATCCTGGCGCTGGTCGAACAGTATCTGGCTTTCGTCGAGAAGGTGAGGGTGCTGAGACTGGAACTCGCCGCCGACTACCTGGTGATGGCGGCATGGCTGGCCTTTCTTAAATCCAAGCTTCTGATCCCCAAGCAGCCAGGCGAAGAGGGCGAAAGCGGCGAGGAACTGGCGGCGGTGCTGCAGTTCCGGCTCAAGCGGTTGGAAGCCATGCGGGATGCCTCGGCGCGGCTGGTCAACCGCAACCGTCTTGGCCGCGACGTGTTCGCGCGCGGCATGCCGGAAATGGTCATTATCGAGAAGCGCAACGCCTATTCGGCCTCGCTCTACGACCTGTTGACCGCCTATGCGCAGCAGCGCCAGAAGCAGGCGATCACCAATGTGACGATCGCCAGGCGCGGTGTGTGGTCGCTCAAGGACGCGCGCGATATCCTGACCCGGCTGGTCGGAGCCGTGGGCGACTGGACGGCGCTGGAGAGTTTCCTGATCGAATACATGACCAGTCCTGAGGAGCGCCGCACCGCGATCGCCAGCTCTTTCGCGGCGACGCTGGAACTGGTGCGCGACGGTACGATGGAGATGCGGCAGGACGAGGTGTTCGCGCCGATCTATCTGCGTGGCCGGGTGCAAGGCATCAAGGCAATCGAGGTGGCATCATGA
- the scpB gene encoding SMC-Scp complex subunit ScpB codes for MSERANASVIPFKVDDKPEDEVTDQTSAQNPAERLHLAEAIRMAEAIVFASAQPVSEKQLAARLPDGINVSTAMAELQQIYARRGVNLVRVGDAWAFRTAGDLAFLMSRDTVQQRKLSRAALEVLAIIAYHQPVTRAEIEDIRGVETSKGTLDTLLETEWVRMRGRRRTPGRPVTYGTTDTFLDHFALEEIRDLPGIDELKGAGLLSGRMPSNFSIPLPPADPDALTDDEDPLTDIDLEELGLLTPRVTED; via the coding sequence ATGAGCGAACGCGCCAACGCTTCGGTCATTCCGTTCAAGGTCGATGACAAGCCGGAGGATGAGGTGACTGACCAGACCTCGGCTCAGAATCCGGCTGAACGGCTGCATCTGGCGGAAGCCATCCGCATGGCCGAGGCAATCGTCTTTGCCAGCGCTCAGCCGGTCAGCGAAAAGCAGCTTGCAGCGCGTCTGCCGGACGGTATCAACGTTTCGACCGCCATGGCTGAACTGCAGCAGATCTACGCGCGGCGCGGCGTCAATCTGGTGCGTGTCGGCGATGCCTGGGCGTTTCGCACCGCTGGCGACCTTGCCTTCCTGATGAGCCGCGACACGGTTCAACAACGCAAGCTCTCCCGCGCGGCGCTCGAAGTGCTGGCGATCATCGCCTACCACCAGCCGGTGACACGCGCCGAGATCGAGGACATCCGGGGTGTCGAAACGTCCAAGGGCACGCTCGACACGCTGCTGGAGACCGAATGGGTGCGCATGCGAGGCCGGCGCCGGACACCAGGTCGGCCCGTCACCTACGGCACGACCGACACGTTCCTTGACCATTTCGCGCTGGAGGAAATCCGCGATCTTCCCGGCATCGACGAATTGAAGGGCGCCGGGCTGCTGTCAGGCCGCATGCCGTCGAATTTTTCCATCCCGCTGCCGCCAGCCGATCCCGATGCGCTGACCGATGACGAGGATCCGTTGACGGACATCGACCTCGAGGAACTCGGGCTTTTGACGCCACGCGTCACGGAAGATTGA
- a CDS encoding SPOR domain-containing protein, with protein MADRTQLRVADHNDIADDDPFAELTRIMGFDPRQPVKPQVPAQPKAVVTDPVAEEGDFDIDLEKELMGEFGADAGDTVPVAAAHEPAFESAAAEAMDDDFAMSLDDDFHLDTAEVAYDDAGASDIAAAAPSAEVAFDADFDNAVASSLEGVSPFEDDQPMQDELAASLDQDFQVADEIEEPRYAIGVAEAPAMAVEPAFDHEFDDMVAGSLEDELMLDDHSVHEHYAAEAEVNYADPPHVVPNEAHAASDHDFVGHFDEAMADVDMDFDRHADELVAVEAPVAQDMFVANASDELSGVPSEDALDDAFDLNFDDAVSEELVAPVVAAVAPVAVAAMAEPAVQAPVADGRSLEDELNALLGAMSARTVPVAKEPVMVQQPVAAPARSIDEPTDLVGDLDWNLDDSALDELHVQGSDGAAGHGDVDFDDDAFDAALAKSLDSRDTAASHHEQADSMDWLTERSPQTEPARSWSRVTPVPQQLAFAAQPIASAAPVAPAVVPAYRAPEPVETVAYAAPVSVPQYRQSPRYEEMPDVETVDVPERVVALADDLDIPELHFEEDRPAGAGYDDLDAEFASLLTEMNTADVAPAPARAVAYEDESYNAGFKPGYEQHRPEARTYAARPVEVPARAAAPSAYADAADGFDVDDLPGSQPVSQADDFTVDELDYDPELDEAMSVPGLADRETGRPSRGRGLFIVAIVGAVAIAGGLGAFALSLGGKGGTQAPVIVKADNAPIKIKPENPGGTVVPNQDNKVYDAVVKGAKSAAPVQEKLVTNTEQPVDVAAKDQQSRVVDLSPVPSDGADAADGTQAVGGTQAVGGTQAVAPAPKSEDRIAQVLQDAEKATNPDVVAVAPRKVRTMVVKSDGSLVPREDPAPVAPQVAAAEPVDPAPQHVAPSAQADADQTGTVPQASDQANADQPAKPVAAKPAVKAEAKAQSANTPAKVPLAPQRPSDQPVDVVGEVKPDQVASIDPATAAGGGSWSMQIASQPTVDSAQSTYQDLQRRYGSVLAGRTANIVKAEIAGKGTFYRVRVPAQSRNDAINLCTSYKAAGGNCFVSR; from the coding sequence ATGGCAGACAGAACCCAGCTGAGAGTAGCCGACCACAACGACATCGCTGACGATGATCCGTTCGCGGAACTGACCAGGATCATGGGTTTCGACCCGCGACAGCCGGTCAAGCCGCAGGTGCCTGCCCAGCCGAAAGCCGTCGTCACCGACCCTGTGGCGGAGGAGGGCGATTTCGACATCGACCTCGAGAAGGAGTTGATGGGCGAGTTCGGCGCGGATGCGGGCGATACGGTTCCGGTCGCCGCGGCTCATGAGCCGGCATTCGAATCGGCCGCCGCCGAGGCGATGGACGATGACTTTGCCATGTCGTTGGACGACGATTTCCATCTGGACACAGCGGAAGTCGCCTATGACGACGCTGGCGCCAGCGACATTGCCGCTGCCGCGCCATCCGCCGAAGTGGCTTTTGACGCTGATTTTGACAATGCGGTTGCCAGTTCCCTCGAAGGCGTTTCGCCGTTCGAAGACGACCAGCCGATGCAGGACGAGCTTGCGGCGTCGCTCGATCAGGACTTCCAGGTTGCCGATGAAATCGAGGAGCCGCGGTACGCCATTGGCGTCGCTGAAGCGCCTGCGATGGCTGTTGAACCAGCTTTCGACCATGAATTCGACGATATGGTTGCGGGCTCGCTCGAAGATGAGCTGATGCTCGATGACCATTCGGTGCACGAGCACTATGCGGCCGAGGCCGAGGTCAACTATGCCGACCCGCCCCATGTCGTCCCGAATGAAGCCCACGCGGCATCCGACCATGACTTCGTCGGCCACTTCGACGAGGCCATGGCTGATGTCGATATGGATTTTGACCGTCATGCCGACGAGTTGGTGGCTGTCGAAGCGCCGGTGGCGCAAGACATGTTTGTCGCGAACGCAAGCGACGAGCTTTCCGGTGTTCCCTCCGAAGACGCTTTGGATGACGCTTTCGACCTGAATTTTGACGATGCGGTCTCCGAAGAGCTAGTTGCACCGGTTGTTGCCGCTGTTGCACCGGTCGCCGTGGCGGCCATGGCCGAGCCGGCTGTGCAAGCACCCGTCGCCGACGGGCGAAGCCTGGAAGACGAATTAAACGCGCTGCTGGGCGCCATGAGCGCACGCACCGTGCCGGTGGCAAAGGAGCCTGTCATGGTTCAGCAGCCAGTCGCCGCGCCTGCAAGGTCCATCGACGAGCCGACCGATCTTGTCGGCGACCTCGATTGGAATCTTGACGACTCCGCGCTCGATGAACTTCATGTCCAGGGTTCGGACGGCGCCGCCGGGCATGGCGATGTCGATTTCGACGATGATGCCTTCGATGCGGCTTTGGCCAAAAGCCTTGATTCGCGCGACACGGCGGCTTCGCACCACGAGCAGGCCGATTCCATGGATTGGCTGACGGAGCGCTCGCCGCAGACAGAGCCGGCCCGTTCGTGGAGCCGCGTTACCCCCGTTCCGCAGCAGCTGGCATTTGCCGCCCAGCCGATCGCTTCGGCTGCGCCCGTCGCGCCGGCCGTGGTGCCAGCCTATCGTGCGCCCGAACCGGTTGAGACTGTCGCCTACGCAGCCCCGGTATCCGTGCCGCAATATCGGCAATCCCCGCGCTACGAAGAAATGCCCGATGTTGAGACGGTTGATGTGCCTGAGCGTGTCGTGGCGCTGGCCGACGATCTCGATATCCCGGAATTGCATTTCGAAGAGGACCGGCCGGCGGGAGCTGGCTATGACGATCTCGACGCAGAGTTCGCCAGTCTCCTCACCGAGATGAACACGGCGGATGTCGCCCCAGCTCCGGCGCGTGCCGTTGCCTATGAGGACGAATCCTACAATGCCGGCTTCAAGCCAGGCTATGAGCAGCACCGCCCCGAGGCACGGACCTACGCGGCGCGGCCAGTTGAGGTGCCGGCCCGGGCGGCTGCGCCCTCGGCCTATGCCGATGCCGCCGATGGCTTCGACGTTGATGACTTGCCCGGCAGCCAGCCGGTTTCGCAAGCCGACGACTTCACTGTCGATGAACTCGATTATGACCCCGAGCTCGACGAGGCGATGTCGGTTCCAGGCCTCGCCGACCGCGAGACCGGAAGGCCGTCACGCGGTCGTGGCCTCTTTATCGTGGCCATTGTCGGCGCGGTGGCGATTGCCGGCGGTCTTGGCGCATTCGCGCTGTCTCTCGGCGGCAAGGGCGGCACGCAAGCCCCTGTGATCGTCAAGGCAGACAATGCGCCGATCAAGATCAAGCCGGAAAACCCAGGCGGCACGGTGGTGCCGAACCAGGACAACAAGGTCTATGACGCGGTGGTCAAGGGGGCGAAGTCCGCCGCGCCGGTCCAGGAAAAGCTGGTGACCAATACAGAACAGCCGGTGGATGTGGCCGCCAAGGATCAGCAAAGCCGCGTTGTCGACCTTTCGCCCGTGCCGAGCGATGGTGCCGATGCAGCCGACGGCACGCAAGCAGTCGGCGGCACGCAAGCGGTCGGCGGCACGCAAGCCGTTGCGCCTGCGCCGAAGTCCGAGGATCGCATTGCGCAGGTATTGCAGGATGCCGAGAAGGCTACCAATCCCGATGTGGTCGCTGTCGCGCCGCGCAAGGTGAGGACCATGGTCGTCAAGTCCGACGGTTCGCTTGTGCCGCGCGAGGATCCGGCGCCTGTAGCGCCGCAGGTTGCCGCGGCGGAGCCGGTTGATCCCGCACCTCAGCACGTTGCGCCCTCGGCTCAGGCTGACGCAGACCAGACCGGCACCGTGCCGCAGGCCAGCGACCAGGCAAATGCCGATCAGCCCGCCAAGCCGGTTGCCGCCAAGCCGGCGGTCAAGGCGGAAGCGAAAGCCCAGTCGGCCAACACGCCGGCCAAGGTTCCGCTTGCACCGCAGCGTCCATCCGATCAGCCGGTTGACGTGGTTGGCGAAGTGAAGCCCGATCAGGTTGCTTCCATCGATCCGGCAACGGCGGCCGGCGGTGGCTCCTGGTCGATGCAGATCGCATCGCAGCCGACCGTCGACAGCGCACAGTCGACCTATCAGGACCTGCAGCGCCGCTATGGCAGCGTGCTGGCCGGCCGCACCGCCAACATCGTCAAGGCCGAAATCGCCGGCAAGGGGACGTTCTACCGCGTTCGCGTTCCGGCGCAGTCGCGCAACGACGCCATCAACCTTTGCACCAGCTACAAGGCCGCTGGCGGCAACTGCTTCGTATCGAGGTAA
- the tatC gene encoding twin-arginine translocase subunit TatC — protein MSTSDKEKDEIEKSSAPLMEHLIELRRRLIWSIGGFFVAFLVCFFFAKKLFNLLVIPFKWATKWAGLDPHKVELIYTAPQEFFFTQVKLAMFGGMVIAFPLIATQIYKFIAPGLYKNERNAFLPFLIASPLLFLMGASLVYFFFTPMVMWFFLAMQQAGTDDQVQISLLPKVSEYLSLIMTLIFSFGLVFQLPVVTSLMTRVGMLSSKALAEKRKWAIVIAFVVAAVLTPPDPMSQIGLAIPTILLYEVSIWAARLIERDQEKQRAAREKQDAAESVAEKAAEAPSTEVPS, from the coding sequence GTGAGTACTTCAGACAAGGAAAAGGACGAAATCGAAAAGTCGTCCGCTCCGCTGATGGAGCATCTGATTGAATTGCGCCGCCGGCTGATCTGGTCGATCGGCGGCTTTTTCGTTGCCTTCCTGGTCTGCTTCTTCTTCGCCAAGAAGCTGTTCAACCTTCTGGTCATCCCATTCAAATGGGCGACCAAATGGGCGGGGCTCGATCCGCACAAGGTCGAGCTGATCTATACGGCGCCGCAGGAATTCTTCTTCACGCAGGTCAAGCTCGCCATGTTCGGCGGCATGGTCATCGCCTTTCCGCTGATCGCGACCCAAATCTACAAGTTCATCGCCCCCGGCCTCTACAAGAACGAGCGCAACGCCTTCCTGCCGTTCCTGATCGCCTCGCCGCTCCTGTTCCTGATGGGCGCGTCGCTGGTCTATTTCTTCTTCACGCCGATGGTGATGTGGTTCTTCCTCGCCATGCAGCAGGCCGGCACCGACGACCAGGTGCAGATTTCACTGCTGCCGAAGGTGTCGGAATATCTCAGCCTGATCATGACGCTGATCTTCTCCTTCGGCCTGGTGTTCCAACTGCCGGTAGTGACCAGCCTGATGACGCGGGTCGGCATGCTGTCGTCCAAGGCGCTGGCCGAGAAGCGCAAATGGGCGATCGTCATTGCCTTTGTCGTGGCGGCCGTGCTGACGCCGCCCGATCCGATGAGCCAGATCGGCTTGGCCATTCCGACGATCCTGCTCTACGAAGTTTCCATCTGGGCTGCACGGCTGATCGAGCGCGATCAGGAAAAGCAGCGGGCGGCGCGCGAGAAGCAGGATGCCGCCGAGAGCGTGGCGGAAAAAGCCGCGGAAGCGCCGTCAACCGAGGTTCCTTCATAG